The proteins below are encoded in one region of Micromonospora sp. DSM 45708:
- a CDS encoding anti-sigma factor, which yields MTDIHALAGAYVLDAVDDVEQAAFARHLDGCESCALELAELREAVARLADPVWSVPPPGLRAEVLAEIRRTPQERTGPVGRAGPDPAGAWRRRLAVAAAAVLLAGGAGAVAWTTQEQRVRDARTEAGVARDEAGRIRAVLAAPDAVVRTVAAPAGGRVTVVASASRDEGVAVLDGLTAPAPGRAYQLWLIEGTTATSAGVLPAGRGGGSTLLSGVRGKGLFGVTEEPAGGSAHPTMTPLVAVALT from the coding sequence ATGACCGACATCCACGCGCTCGCCGGGGCGTACGTGCTCGACGCGGTGGACGACGTCGAGCAGGCCGCGTTCGCCCGGCACCTGGACGGCTGCGAGAGCTGTGCGCTGGAACTGGCCGAGCTGCGCGAGGCGGTCGCCCGGCTGGCCGACCCGGTCTGGTCCGTACCGCCGCCGGGGCTGCGCGCGGAGGTGCTGGCGGAGATCCGGCGTACCCCGCAGGAGCGGACCGGTCCGGTGGGCCGTGCCGGTCCGGACCCGGCCGGGGCCTGGCGGCGTCGGCTGGCGGTCGCCGCCGCCGCCGTGCTGCTGGCCGGCGGCGCGGGCGCGGTCGCCTGGACGACCCAGGAGCAGCGGGTACGCGACGCGCGTACCGAGGCCGGCGTGGCCCGGGACGAGGCGGGCCGGATCCGGGCCGTGCTGGCCGCCCCGGACGCGGTGGTCCGCACCGTCGCCGCGCCGGCCGGCGGCCGGGTCACGGTGGTGGCGTCGGCGAGCCGGGACGAGGGGGTGGCCGTGCTGGACGGGCTGACCGCGCCCGCGCCGGGGCGGGCCTACCAGCTCTGGCTGATCGAGGGCACCACGGCCACCTCGGCCGGCGTGCTGCCGGCCGGTCGGGGTGGCGGTTCGACGCTGCTCTCGGGTGTCCGTGGTAAGGGCCTGTTCGGCGTGACCGAGGAACCGGCGGGCGGGTCGGCGCACCCGACCATGACGCCGTTGGTGGCGGTCGCGCTCACCTGA
- a CDS encoding alpha-amylase family protein: protein MGDRWYQEAVVYCLDVDTYADSDGDGVGDFQGLIGRLDYLARLGVTCLWLNPIHPSPNKDDGYDATDFYNVDPRLGTLGDFAELLHQAQNRGIRVIIDLVVNHTSDQHPWFQSARSSPDSPYRDWYVWADHEPDDRHQGMVFPGEQHETWTYDRTAKAWFYHRFYKFQPDLNIENPKVRAEIKKITSFWLQLGVSGFRMDAVPFIIEKTEPGNPNAAKDFDYLTDLRQHVQWRRGDAVLLAEANVEPDELPVYFGDGSGSGNRIHMLFDFMMNGRLMLAFAREDPEAIIDALRDTPKLPTGGQWATFLRNHDEIDLSRLTADQRNDVLAKFGPDENMQLYGRGIRRRLAPMLGNDRRHIELAYALQFSLRGTPVLRYGEEIGMGEDLTLKGRDAIRTPMQWSFKENAGFSTAEPEKLVRPVIDKGEYGYQQVNVTAQRKDPRSLLGWFERMIRTLREAPEVGSGSTTHIDVPMPAGVLAHRADGPTGTMVFLHNLGTEDVEVDLSTLAPEADLPIDVLSDRNYDEAGKLDRLKLNGHGYRWIRLCRGGAL, encoded by the coding sequence ATGGGTGACAGGTGGTATCAGGAGGCGGTCGTCTACTGCCTCGACGTCGACACGTACGCGGACTCCGACGGCGACGGGGTGGGTGACTTCCAGGGGCTGATCGGTCGCCTGGACTACCTGGCCCGGCTGGGGGTGACCTGCCTCTGGCTCAACCCGATCCACCCCTCGCCCAACAAGGACGACGGGTACGACGCGACCGACTTCTACAACGTCGACCCGCGACTCGGGACGCTCGGCGACTTCGCCGAACTGCTGCACCAGGCGCAGAACCGGGGCATCCGGGTGATCATCGACCTGGTGGTCAACCACACCTCGGACCAGCACCCGTGGTTCCAGTCCGCCCGGTCCTCGCCCGACTCGCCGTACCGCGACTGGTACGTCTGGGCCGACCACGAGCCGGACGACCGGCACCAGGGCATGGTGTTCCCGGGCGAGCAGCACGAGACCTGGACCTACGACCGGACCGCCAAGGCGTGGTTCTACCACCGGTTCTACAAGTTCCAGCCGGATCTGAACATCGAGAACCCGAAGGTCCGCGCCGAGATCAAGAAGATCACCTCGTTCTGGCTCCAGCTCGGCGTCTCCGGGTTCCGGATGGACGCCGTGCCGTTCATCATCGAGAAGACCGAGCCGGGCAACCCGAACGCGGCGAAGGACTTCGACTACCTCACCGACCTGCGCCAGCACGTGCAGTGGCGACGCGGTGACGCGGTGCTGTTGGCCGAGGCGAACGTCGAGCCGGACGAGTTGCCTGTCTACTTCGGCGACGGCAGCGGCTCGGGCAACCGGATCCACATGCTCTTCGACTTCATGATGAACGGCCGCCTGATGCTCGCGTTCGCCCGGGAGGACCCGGAGGCGATCATCGACGCGTTGCGCGACACCCCGAAGCTGCCGACCGGCGGGCAGTGGGCGACGTTCCTGCGCAACCACGACGAGATCGACCTGTCCCGGCTCACCGCGGACCAGCGCAACGACGTGTTGGCAAAGTTCGGCCCGGACGAGAACATGCAGCTCTACGGCCGGGGCATCCGCCGCCGGCTCGCGCCGATGCTCGGCAACGACCGCCGGCACATCGAGCTGGCGTACGCGCTCCAGTTCTCGCTGCGCGGCACGCCGGTGCTGCGCTACGGCGAGGAGATCGGCATGGGGGAGGACCTGACGTTGAAGGGGCGCGACGCGATCCGTACCCCGATGCAGTGGTCCTTCAAGGAGAACGCCGGCTTCTCCACCGCCGAGCCGGAGAAGCTGGTCCGCCCGGTGATCGACAAGGGTGAGTACGGCTACCAGCAGGTCAACGTCACCGCCCAGCGCAAGGACCCGCGCTCGCTGCTCGGCTGGTTCGAGCGGATGATCCGGACGCTGCGGGAGGCCCCGGAGGTCGGCTCCGGCAGCACCACCCACATCGACGTGCCGATGCCGGCCGGGGTGCTCGCGCACCGCGCCGACGGGCCGACCGGGACCATGGTCTTCCTGCACAACCTCGGCACCGAGGACGTGGAGGTCGACCTGAGCACGCTGGCGCCGGAGGCGGACCTGCCGATCGACGTGCTGAGCGACCGCAACTACGACGAGGCGGGCAAGCTCGACCGGCTGAAGCTGAACGGTCACGGCTACCGCTGGATCCGGCTCTGCCGGGGTGGGGCGCTGTAG
- a CDS encoding DUF2795 domain-containing protein, with the protein MTVSGAQLQEFVSGLDYPVSREDLVRWGQENGASTETLQMLRTLPAEEFDTPGELGEALALFTG; encoded by the coding sequence ATGACCGTGAGCGGCGCGCAGTTGCAGGAGTTCGTCTCCGGGCTCGACTACCCGGTCTCCCGGGAGGACCTGGTCCGCTGGGGCCAGGAGAACGGTGCCAGCACCGAGACGCTCCAGATGCTCCGCACGTTGCCGGCCGAGGAGTTCGACACCCCGGGCGAGCTGGGCGAGGCGCTGGCCCTGTTCACCGGTTAG
- a CDS encoding molybdopterin-dependent oxidoreductase: MIRRTLAAAGTGLLAAAAGVAVAELLATGVRPQAAPLVAVGSAVVDGAPTPVKEWAVRTFGTYDKPLLLAGITLALALLAALTGVAARRRPALGLLGPAVLGVAGVAAALTRPDARPADALPSLAGAVVAAVLLRLLPLPGLPRRPPLPAAGPEPVGPAVPGTGSGATGDGVAGSGTAGSSRPGADRPTRRAVVRNATLVAAGTVFAGAGAAVLRRRNVADAARSREAVRLPAPASPARPLPAGVAPGFRTPTEDFYRVDTALTVPRIDVDAWRLRLHGLVARPVEVSFAELLDRGLIERDITLSCVSNEVGGPYVGTARWLGAPLAPLLRAAGIRSGADQLVARSDEGMTIGTPIETLLDGRDAMLALGMNGAPLPFAHGFPVRMLTPGLFGYAGACKWVTDLEVTTFEAFDAYWVRRGWARRAPVRTASRIDRPAPFARIPAGPVTVAGVAWAQHRGISAVEVSVDGGPWRAAELLPTASTDTWVQWRYAWSAPTGPHSLRVRATDGTGAVQPEQRRTPFPDGATGHHTITLTVR, from the coding sequence ATGATCCGCCGTACCCTGGCGGCTGCCGGAACGGGCCTGCTCGCGGCGGCCGCCGGGGTGGCGGTCGCGGAGCTGCTCGCCACCGGCGTCCGCCCGCAGGCGGCACCGCTGGTCGCGGTCGGTAGCGCCGTGGTGGACGGCGCGCCGACCCCGGTCAAGGAATGGGCGGTGCGCACGTTCGGCACGTACGACAAGCCGCTGCTGCTGGCCGGCATCACGCTGGCGCTGGCGCTGCTCGCGGCGCTGACCGGGGTCGCCGCGCGACGCCGTCCGGCGCTGGGCCTGCTCGGACCGGCGGTGCTCGGGGTGGCCGGCGTCGCCGCCGCGCTGACCCGCCCCGACGCCCGCCCGGCCGACGCGCTGCCGTCCCTGGCCGGTGCCGTGGTGGCCGCCGTACTGCTGCGACTGCTGCCCCTGCCCGGCCTGCCGCGCCGGCCGCCCCTGCCCGCCGCCGGCCCCGAGCCGGTGGGTCCGGCGGTGCCCGGCACCGGCTCCGGCGCGACCGGCGACGGTGTGGCCGGTTCGGGTACGGCCGGTTCGAGCCGGCCCGGGGCGGACCGGCCGACGCGGCGGGCGGTGGTACGGAACGCGACGCTCGTCGCCGCCGGCACCGTGTTCGCCGGGGCCGGCGCGGCCGTGCTACGCCGGCGGAACGTGGCCGACGCGGCCCGGTCCCGGGAAGCCGTCCGGCTGCCCGCGCCGGCCTCGCCGGCCCGGCCGCTGCCCGCCGGCGTGGCACCCGGCTTCCGCACCCCGACCGAGGACTTCTACCGGGTGGACACCGCGCTCACCGTGCCCCGGATCGACGTGGACGCCTGGCGGCTGCGGCTGCACGGCCTGGTGGCGCGGCCGGTCGAGGTGAGCTTCGCCGAGCTGCTCGATCGCGGGCTGATCGAGCGGGACATCACGCTGAGCTGTGTGTCCAACGAGGTCGGCGGCCCGTACGTGGGGACCGCCCGGTGGCTCGGCGCGCCGCTCGCCCCGTTGCTGCGCGCGGCGGGCATCCGGTCCGGCGCCGACCAGCTCGTCGCCCGCTCCGACGAGGGGATGACCATCGGTACGCCGATCGAGACGCTCCTCGACGGGCGGGACGCCATGCTCGCGCTCGGCATGAACGGGGCGCCGCTGCCGTTCGCGCACGGCTTCCCGGTCCGGATGCTCACCCCCGGCCTGTTCGGGTACGCGGGAGCGTGCAAGTGGGTCACCGACCTGGAGGTGACCACGTTCGAGGCCTTCGACGCGTACTGGGTGCGGCGGGGCTGGGCGCGGCGGGCACCGGTGCGGACCGCGTCCCGCATCGACCGGCCCGCGCCGTTCGCCCGGATCCCGGCCGGACCGGTCACCGTGGCCGGGGTGGCCTGGGCGCAGCACCGGGGCATCTCGGCGGTGGAGGTGTCGGTGGACGGTGGCCCGTGGCGGGCGGCCGAGCTGCTGCCCACCGCCTCCACCGACACCTGGGTCCAGTGGCGGTACGCCTGGTCCGCCCCGACCGGCCCGCACAGCCTGCGGGTACGCGCCACCGACGGCACCGGCGCGGTGCAGCCCGAGCAACGCCGCACCCCGTTCCCCGACGGCGCCACCGGCCACCACACCATCACCCTCACGGTGCGATGA
- the sigK gene encoding ECF RNA polymerase sigma factor SigK gives MTQGDSAGDVPGRSRLHAVPPAAPDQRAETDGLLRAVARGDEAAFERLYGIVSPRVYGLARRVLRDPAQAEEVAQEVLVEVWRTAARFDPAKGSATAWVFTIAHRRAVDRVRSEQAGAERTRRVAAGSAETPYDEVAEEAAARLERQQVRHCLDVLTEVQREAITLAYYGGHSYREVAGLLGAALPTVKTRMRDGLIRLRDCLGVELSR, from the coding sequence ATGACCCAGGGCGACAGCGCCGGTGACGTGCCGGGGCGGTCGAGGCTGCACGCCGTGCCCCCGGCCGCCCCGGACCAACGGGCGGAGACCGACGGTCTGCTGCGCGCCGTGGCGCGCGGCGACGAGGCGGCGTTCGAACGGCTCTACGGCATCGTGTCGCCCCGCGTCTACGGGCTGGCCCGGCGGGTGCTGCGTGACCCGGCCCAGGCCGAGGAGGTCGCCCAGGAGGTGCTGGTCGAGGTGTGGCGCACCGCCGCCCGCTTCGACCCCGCCAAGGGCTCGGCCACCGCCTGGGTCTTCACCATCGCCCACCGTCGCGCCGTGGACCGGGTGCGGTCGGAGCAGGCCGGCGCCGAGCGCACCCGCCGCGTCGCCGCCGGGTCCGCCGAGACGCCGTACGACGAGGTGGCCGAGGAGGCGGCGGCCCGGCTGGAACGGCAGCAGGTGCGGCACTGCCTGGACGTGCTCACCGAGGTGCAGCGCGAGGCGATCACGTTGGCCTACTACGGCGGGCACAGCTACCGCGAGGTGGCCGGCCTGCTGGGCGCCGCGCTGCCCACCGTCAAGACCCGCATGCGGGACGGGCTGATCCGTCTCCGCGACTGTCTGGGAGTGGAGCTGAGCCGATGA
- a CDS encoding DUF1349 domain-containing protein produces MSEDASGTDWSGGTWLNPPERAEVVDGDLLVEPRGGSDFWRRTSYGFVHDDGSALLAPFAVGTAVEVSFRLDYAAQFDQAGVLVRVDERRWTKAGVEVSDGAPQVGAVVTDEFSDWSVAPVPEWSGRDVTVRVSRAGDALTVRARADGEPWRLVRVAPLDPAASATAGPYCCSPSHGGLLVRFTGWRRGPADEALHPEG; encoded by the coding sequence ATGAGCGAGGACGCATCCGGCACCGACTGGTCCGGCGGGACGTGGCTCAACCCGCCCGAGCGGGCCGAGGTGGTCGACGGCGACCTGCTGGTCGAGCCGCGCGGCGGCAGTGACTTCTGGCGGCGCACCAGCTACGGCTTCGTGCACGACGACGGTTCGGCGCTGCTCGCGCCGTTCGCCGTGGGCACCGCCGTGGAGGTGTCGTTCCGGCTCGACTACGCCGCGCAGTTCGACCAGGCCGGCGTGCTGGTGCGGGTGGACGAGCGACGGTGGACCAAGGCCGGGGTCGAGGTGAGCGACGGCGCGCCGCAGGTCGGCGCCGTGGTGACCGACGAGTTCTCCGACTGGTCGGTGGCCCCGGTGCCGGAGTGGTCGGGGCGGGACGTGACGGTCCGGGTGAGCCGGGCCGGCGACGCGTTGACGGTCCGGGCCCGCGCCGACGGCGAGCCGTGGCGACTGGTGCGGGTCGCCCCGCTCGACCCGGCGGCGTCGGCGACGGCCGGGCCGTACTGCTGCTCGCCCAGCCACGGCGGCCTGCTGGTCCGCTTCACCGGCTGGCGGCGGGGGCCGGCGGACGAGGCGCTGCACCCGGAGGGTTAG
- a CDS encoding fasciclin domain-containing protein, which translates to MRPMKLTAVALAATLSLGLAACGGDGDDSGAAAPAASAPMSSAPASSAPAMADGQFGSGCAAVPTDASNPGSFAAMAQVPVATAASGNPLLSTLVTAVKQAGLVDSLNSAQGLTVFAPTNDAFGKLPKADLDKVLADKKMLTGVLTYHVVEGRLGPDQLAGAHKTLQGGEVTVAGSGTEFTVNGNSMVVCGNVQTANATVYIVDSVLMPKS; encoded by the coding sequence ATGCGCCCCATGAAGCTCACCGCCGTCGCTCTCGCCGCCACGCTCAGCCTCGGGCTCGCCGCCTGCGGCGGGGACGGCGACGACAGCGGCGCCGCCGCACCGGCCGCCAGCGCCCCGATGAGTTCCGCGCCGGCCAGCAGCGCCCCCGCGATGGCCGACGGCCAGTTCGGCAGCGGCTGCGCCGCGGTGCCGACCGACGCGTCGAACCCCGGCAGCTTCGCCGCCATGGCGCAGGTGCCGGTGGCCACCGCCGCGTCCGGCAACCCGCTGCTGAGCACGCTGGTCACCGCCGTCAAGCAGGCCGGCCTGGTCGACTCGCTGAACAGCGCCCAGGGGCTGACCGTCTTCGCGCCCACCAACGACGCGTTCGGCAAGCTGCCCAAGGCCGACCTGGACAAGGTGCTCGCCGACAAGAAGATGCTGACCGGCGTGCTGACCTACCACGTGGTGGAGGGGCGGCTCGGCCCGGACCAGCTCGCCGGCGCGCACAAGACGCTCCAGGGCGGCGAGGTGACGGTCGCCGGCAGCGGCACCGAGTTCACCGTGAACGGCAACTCCATGGTGGTCTGCGGCAACGTGCAGACCGCCAACGCCACCGTCTACATCGTCGACTCGGTCCTGATGCCGAAGTCCTGA
- a CDS encoding DedA family protein, which produces MALAQNVDPNQFTGLTGWVASVIDAWGAVGVALLVALESIIPPIPSEIVLAMAGYLSAEGRFNVVVIVLAATAGSLLGALVLYWLGAALGEDRLKRWLDHVPLVDLEDLEKADRWFERHGRWAVLIGRVVPVVRSLVSIPAGANRMPLGEFVLLTTLGSGVWNTLIVGAGFLLGSRWEDVDRYSQWFNYAIFAVFGVMIVSWAVKKVRRRRARQSVTAGR; this is translated from the coding sequence ATGGCCCTGGCCCAGAACGTCGATCCGAACCAGTTCACCGGGCTGACCGGGTGGGTGGCGAGTGTGATCGACGCGTGGGGCGCGGTCGGCGTGGCGCTGCTGGTGGCGCTGGAGAGCATCATCCCGCCGATCCCGAGCGAGATCGTGCTGGCGATGGCCGGTTACCTGTCCGCCGAGGGCCGCTTCAACGTGGTGGTGATCGTGCTGGCCGCGACCGCCGGCTCGCTGCTCGGCGCGCTGGTGCTCTACTGGCTCGGCGCGGCGCTCGGCGAGGACCGCCTCAAGCGGTGGCTGGACCACGTCCCGCTGGTCGACCTGGAGGACCTGGAGAAGGCGGACCGCTGGTTCGAGCGGCACGGCCGCTGGGCGGTGCTGATCGGCCGGGTGGTGCCGGTGGTCCGCAGCCTGGTGTCGATCCCGGCCGGCGCGAACCGCATGCCGCTGGGCGAGTTCGTCCTGCTCACCACGCTGGGCAGCGGGGTGTGGAACACGCTGATCGTCGGCGCCGGCTTCCTGCTCGGGTCGCGCTGGGAGGACGTCGACCGCTACAGCCAGTGGTTCAACTACGCGATCTTCGCGGTCTTCGGCGTGATGATCGTGAGCTGGGCGGTGAAGAAGGTACGCCGGCGACGCGCCCGGCAGTCGGTGACCGCCGGGCGCTGA
- a CDS encoding Gfo/Idh/MocA family protein — protein sequence MRFGLFGTGHWAAETHAAAIDAHPRARLAGVWGRNPEKAEALATRHGVPAFTDVDALLDTVDAVAVALPPDVQADIAVRAATAGRHLLLDKPLALSLADADRVVAAAEASGVASVVFFTQRFHPNVTGVLASAAAAGGWQHARGTMFASIYQPGNPYGDSRWRRDRGALWDIGPHALSLILPVLGRVTRVAAMDGPSGLVHLLLTHDGGATSTLSLTLDAPAGAVTRDVVLFGENGTESVPPGDGSALQAFGAALDQLLAEVDAGTRDHRCDVRFGRDVVAVLDAAETARTQGRTVDL from the coding sequence GTGCGGTTCGGGTTGTTCGGCACCGGTCACTGGGCGGCGGAGACGCACGCCGCCGCCATCGACGCCCACCCACGGGCCCGACTGGCCGGCGTGTGGGGACGGAACCCGGAGAAGGCGGAGGCACTGGCCACCCGGCACGGCGTGCCGGCCTTCACCGACGTCGACGCGCTGCTCGACACCGTCGACGCGGTCGCCGTGGCGCTCCCGCCCGACGTGCAGGCCGACATCGCGGTCCGGGCCGCCACCGCCGGGCGGCACCTGCTGCTGGACAAGCCGTTGGCGCTGAGCCTCGCCGACGCCGACCGGGTGGTCGCCGCCGCCGAGGCGTCCGGGGTGGCCTCGGTGGTGTTCTTCACCCAGCGTTTCCACCCCAACGTCACCGGCGTCCTCGCCTCGGCCGCGGCGGCCGGCGGCTGGCAGCACGCCCGGGGCACCATGTTCGCCTCGATCTACCAGCCCGGGAACCCGTACGGCGACTCGCGGTGGCGGCGCGACCGGGGCGCGCTGTGGGACATCGGCCCGCACGCGCTGTCGCTGATCCTGCCGGTGCTCGGCCGGGTCACCCGGGTCGCCGCGATGGACGGGCCGAGCGGCCTGGTGCACCTGCTGCTCACCCACGACGGCGGTGCGACGAGCACGCTCTCCCTCACCCTCGACGCGCCGGCCGGGGCGGTCACCCGGGATGTCGTCCTCTTCGGCGAGAACGGCACCGAGAGCGTCCCGCCCGGTGACGGCAGCGCGCTCCAGGCGTTCGGCGCCGCGCTCGACCAGTTGCTGGCGGAGGTCGACGCCGGCACCCGCGACCACCGCTGCGACGTGCGGTTCGGCCGGGACGTGGTGGCGGTGCTCGACGCCGCCGAGACGGCCCGGACGCAGGGGCGCACGGTCGACCTGTAG
- the fabG gene encoding 3-oxoacyl-ACP reductase FabG gives MSEEPRVAIVTGAARGIGAATARRLAADGMAVAVVDIDESTTGETVDAIVAAGGRALGVGADVADRAQVEAAVERVAAELGAPTVLVNNAGVLRDNLLFKMTDADWDTVLGVHLRGAFLFSQAAQKHMVERKWGRIVNLSSTSALGNRGQANYAAAKAGMQGFTKTLAIELGPFGVTVNAVAPGFIVTDMTAATAARMKVDFAALQEHAAAEIPVRRTGHPEDVAHTISFLASEGASFVSGQVIYVAGGPKD, from the coding sequence ATGTCGGAGGAGCCCCGCGTCGCCATCGTGACCGGAGCCGCGCGCGGCATCGGCGCGGCCACCGCCCGCCGGCTGGCGGCCGACGGGATGGCCGTCGCCGTGGTCGACATCGACGAGTCCACCACCGGCGAGACAGTGGACGCCATCGTCGCCGCCGGCGGCCGGGCGCTCGGCGTCGGCGCCGACGTGGCCGACCGGGCCCAGGTGGAGGCCGCCGTCGAGCGGGTCGCCGCCGAGCTGGGCGCGCCGACCGTGCTGGTCAACAACGCCGGTGTGCTCCGCGACAACCTGCTGTTCAAGATGACCGACGCCGACTGGGACACCGTCCTGGGCGTGCACCTGCGCGGCGCGTTCCTGTTCAGCCAGGCCGCCCAGAAGCACATGGTCGAGCGGAAGTGGGGTCGGATCGTCAACCTGTCCAGCACCTCCGCGCTGGGCAACCGGGGCCAGGCGAACTACGCCGCCGCCAAGGCCGGCATGCAGGGCTTCACCAAGACGCTCGCCATCGAGCTGGGCCCGTTCGGGGTGACCGTCAACGCGGTCGCGCCGGGCTTCATCGTCACCGACATGACCGCGGCCACCGCGGCCCGGATGAAGGTCGACTTCGCCGCGCTCCAGGAGCACGCCGCCGCCGAGATCCCGGTACGCCGCACCGGCCACCCGGAGGACGTCGCGCACACCATCTCGTTCCTGGCGAGCGAGGGCGCGTCCTTCGTCTCCGGCCAGGTCATCTACGTCGCCGGCGGCCCGAAGGACTGA
- a CDS encoding erythromycin esterase family protein, producing the protein MLVQRLGAPSDFDPLLERVRDARIVMIGEATHGSYDYYRLREQLTRRLIAEQGFDFVAVEGDWPDCDRVHRSVVGAPGGLADPMVALERFERWPTWMWANAEVARFCRWLRAWNLERPEGERAGFHGLDVYSLWESMQAIFDYLGEEDPASLEAAQEAYRCFEPYGKKVEEYGMASRFVSARCEEEVVRLLARTREQAAADGPDRFSAWQNAEVVAGAERYYRAMVGGGPESWNVRDVHMADTLDRLLDRYGPDARGVVWAHNTHVGDARATEMAADGMVNIGQLGRERHGRDAVALIGLGSYRGTVVAAPRWGSPAETMVVPPARKGSVEHLLHELMPDRAVLVFGGPDEPGWVTGEADHRAIGVVYDPSFESWGNYVSTRLGERYDAFVWCDETTALHPLPALMTPGEMETYPAGV; encoded by the coding sequence ATGCTGGTTCAGCGGCTCGGTGCGCCGAGCGACTTCGACCCGCTGCTGGAGCGCGTCCGCGACGCCCGCATCGTGATGATCGGCGAGGCGACGCACGGCAGCTACGACTACTACCGCCTGCGCGAGCAGTTGACCCGGCGGCTCATCGCCGAGCAGGGGTTCGACTTCGTCGCGGTGGAGGGGGACTGGCCGGACTGCGACCGGGTGCACCGCTCGGTGGTGGGCGCACCGGGCGGGCTGGCCGATCCGATGGTCGCGTTGGAGCGGTTCGAACGCTGGCCCACCTGGATGTGGGCCAACGCGGAGGTGGCCCGGTTCTGCCGGTGGCTGCGCGCCTGGAACCTGGAGCGGCCGGAGGGGGAGCGGGCGGGCTTCCACGGCCTCGACGTCTACTCGCTCTGGGAGTCGATGCAGGCCATCTTCGACTACCTGGGCGAGGAGGACCCGGCGTCGCTGGAGGCGGCCCAGGAGGCGTACCGCTGCTTCGAGCCGTACGGCAAAAAGGTCGAGGAGTACGGCATGGCCAGCCGGTTCGTCTCCGCCCGGTGCGAGGAGGAGGTGGTCCGGCTGTTGGCGCGTACCCGGGAACAGGCCGCCGCGGACGGCCCGGACCGCTTCTCGGCGTGGCAGAACGCGGAGGTGGTGGCCGGCGCGGAACGGTACTACCGGGCCATGGTGGGCGGCGGCCCGGAGTCGTGGAACGTCCGCGACGTCCACATGGCCGACACGCTGGACCGGCTGCTCGACCGCTACGGGCCGGACGCGCGCGGCGTCGTGTGGGCGCACAACACGCACGTCGGCGACGCGCGGGCCACCGAGATGGCGGCCGACGGCATGGTCAACATCGGTCAGCTCGGTCGGGAACGGCACGGCCGGGACGCGGTGGCGTTGATCGGGCTCGGTAGTTACCGGGGCACCGTGGTCGCCGCCCCGCGCTGGGGTTCCCCGGCGGAGACGATGGTGGTGCCGCCGGCCCGGAAGGGGTCGGTGGAGCACCTGTTGCACGAGTTGATGCCGGACCGGGCGGTGCTGGTGTTCGGCGGCCCGGACGAGCCGGGCTGGGTCACCGGGGAGGCGGACCACCGGGCCATCGGCGTGGTGTACGACCCGAGCTTCGAGTCGTGGGGCAACTACGTGTCGACCCGGCTGGGCGAGCGGTACGACGCGTTCGTCTGGTGCGACGAGACGACCGCGCTGCACCCGCTGCCGGCGCTGATGACGCCGGGCGAGATGGAGACGTACCCGGCCGGGGTGTGA